In the Catenulispora sp. EB89 genome, CGGCGCTCGGCGTGCGCACGTCGACGTAGGTCGCGCCGTTGGCGGCGGCGGTCGTGGCGATGGTGCTGTTCAGGTAGTCGACCTCGCTCTGCAGCCAGGTGGCGTCCGAGCCGAGCAGCGGTTCGACCGGCCAGCAGCCGCCGGCCTTGATGTAGAGCCCGTATCCGGTGACCAGGACGCGGGCCTGCGGGGAGCGCTGGTGGATGCCGGCCAGGACGGCGGCCAGCTTCGGGGCGAAGGCGTCCGTGCGCGCGGCCACTGAGTCGACGCCGTTGACCACGTACTTGCCCTCGCAGGGTGCGGCGAAGGGGTTCAGCTGCTCGCAGTTCTGCGCGACGCCGACCAGGCCGACGTCGTTGCCGCCGATGGTGAGCGTCACCAGGGTGGTGTCCGGGGTCAGGGCGTCGAACTGGGGCGGCGCGGTGCCGGCGGACACCCCGGCGATCGACAGCGGCTGCGGGTTCGTCATGTGGAACGTGCTGGCGCCGCTGCACGTCACGTCGCGCAGGACCGGGATGCCGAGCGCGGCGGCCATGTCGTGCGCGTAGTTGTGGGTGGAGCGGGCGCAGGCGAGCTCGCCGGTCGGGTTCGGGATCAGCGGCCCGGAGGCCATCGAGTCGCCGAGTGCGACGTAGACCTGCGGGATCGCGCCGGCCTGGGCCGTGCCCGAGGTGGCGGCGGTGGCGAAGACCGCGCCGAGCAGAGCGCAGAGCCCTGCGGCGGCCTTGACGGTGCGAGACGCTTTCACGGTAGGTAGTCCTCCGGGCTTCTGCACGCTGGGGGGTTGGACGCTGTCGTCTGTCATCATGCAGACTCTTCGGGCACTGATTAACTGGACGGTGACCCAGACTTCAGCGAGGGATTCTGTGACGCGTCACAAAGGCGTTGAGGATCCGGACGCGCGTCAAGGCGGTGCGGATGAACGGCGGCTGACGGCTGCGGGACCGCCCGACGCGCTGCGCATCGGAGGCCGGCCGGTCGCCGCCGACCTGCGCGCCATGGCGCCGGACCTGTCGCGCCGCGTCCTGGCCCGCCTGCTCGACGAGCTGCCGGTCTACGCGACGCTGCCGAGCGAGGAAGTCGCCGGGGACATCGCCGAGATCGTGCAGCAGTCGGTGCGGATGTTCGCCGACGCGGTCGAGGCGCGGCGCGTCCCGGACGAGACCGAGCTGGCCGCTCAGCGCCGGTCGGCCCAGCGCCGCGCCGAGGAAGGCGTGCCGCTGGACGCGATCCTGGCGGCGTACCAGCTCGGCATCTCCATGGTGTGGTCGCAGGTGTCAGCCGGTGCCACACCCGCGGATCACACCGACCTGCGCGAGCTGCTGGAGATGCTGCTGGACATCCAGCGCCGGATCCTGTGCTCGGTCACGGAAAGCTACCTGGCCGCGCGGCGCGCGATCGACAGCGAGGAACACAGCGGCCGGCACGCATTAATGGCGGCGTTACTTTCCGGGACGGAGCCGGACGGGACCGCGCAAGCGGCACCGCGCTATGCCGTGTTGACGCTGCATCTCGAACGCCATCCCGACGAGGACGCGGCCGCTCCCGGGGTAGCGGCGCGTCGAAAGATCCGGCGCGTACGGGAGGCGTTGGACGCGTTCGCGCAGCAGCCTTGCCTGACCGCGTTCCGGTCGGATCGTGGCACGGTCCTGATGCCGCTCGACGACGACGCGGCCGTCCTGAACCACGACGAACTACGAACCCTGATCACCGACGCGGCCGACGTCGCCGGGGCTCCGTTGACGGCGGCGGTCGCGGTCGCCGACGTCGCGGAGGTGCCGACCGCGGTCGCGCACACGGCCGAGATCGTCGATCTGGCGCGGGCGACGAAGCGTCCGCCGGGGTTGTACCGGCTTGCGGACGTGCTGCTGGACTACCAGCTCAGCCGGCCGTCGGCGGCGCTGCCGGCGCTCGCGGCGCGGCTGGAGCCGCTGGCGGGCAAGCCGGAGTTGCTGGCGACCTTGCAGACGTACCTGAACCTGGACCGCGACCGCCGGACGACGGCCGTCGCGCTGCATGTCCACCCCAACACCGTCGACTACCGGCTGCGCCGTATCAGTGAGCTGACGGGGTTGTCGGCACACCGCACCGAGGACCTGGGCGAACTGCACGCGTCGCTGGTCGCGCGGCAGGCGCTCGGCGAGCGCTCGTAGCGGCGGCACGCCGGCGACTCAGCACGGAGCACTACAGGGCCTTATGGGGGAATTATCCGTCCATCAGGCATTCATCCACCGTCCCCGGGAATCCGCTGGAAGTGATCAAAGGACTTTCTCGCAAGCTCAGAGCCCTCGCCGTCGCGACCGTCCTCGCCCTGGTCGGCGTCACGCTCTCGGCGGCGCCCGCCGCCGCGGCGGGCAAGGTCGTCTACATCACGTTCGACGACGGGCCCAGCCTCTACACGCCGCAGGTCCTCAGGATCCTGGCGCAGTACGGGGTGCACGCCACGTTCTTCGAGGTGGGCCAGAACGTGGCCGCGCACCCGGCGGCGACCTCGCAGGTCTACCGGCAGGGCAACAGCGTGCAGAACCACACCTGGTCCCACCCCGACCTGCGGAAGCTGTCGGCCTCGCAGTTCGCCTACCAGGTGAGCGCCACCGACCGGCAGATCCGCGCGCACACCGGCTACCGCCCCTGCTGCCTGCGGCCGCCGTACGGCGCGGTGAACGCCGGCGTGCGGTCGCGGGCGTCGGCACTGGGCAAGAAGATCGCGCTGTGGACGGTCGACCCGCGCGACTGGTCGCGCCCCGGCACCGCCGCGATCCGGAACCGGGTGCTCAGCCAGGTCCGGCCGGGGTCGGTGGTGCTGATGCACGACGGCGGCGGGGACCGCAGCCAGACCGTCGCGGCGCTCGGCGGGATCCTCAAGACCCTGAAGGCGCGGGGATACACCTTTGCGATCTGGGCCCGCTGAACGCCTGACAAGCCATCGGGTCTGCCGCGACGGTACGAGAGTCTGTCAGACCCCTGTGTCGATCAGACTCACCAGGTGGTCCCCCGCCAGATCCAGCGCTGCCCGGCACGAAGCATCGTCGCCCTCGTTCAGCCACAGCAGCGTCATCCCGTCCATGACCGAGATCAGGTAGCGCGCGATGACCGGCGTCGGCGCCTTCCACCCCACGTCCAGCGACTCGATCAG is a window encoding:
- a CDS encoding SGNH/GDSL hydrolase family protein, which encodes MKASRTVKAAAGLCALLGAVFATAATSGTAQAGAIPQVYVALGDSMASGPLIPNPTGELACARSTHNYAHDMAAALGIPVLRDVTCSGASTFHMTNPQPLSIAGVSAGTAPPQFDALTPDTTLVTLTIGGNDVGLVGVAQNCEQLNPFAAPCEGKYVVNGVDSVAARTDAFAPKLAAVLAGIHQRSPQARVLVTGYGLYIKAGGCWPVEPLLGSDATWLQSEVDYLNSTIATTAAANGATYVDVRTPSAGHDSCQGEGSRWVEGFVPLSLAAPLHPNQSGEAAYARIIGAVVANG
- a CDS encoding PucR family transcriptional regulator, which gives rise to MTRHKGVEDPDARQGGADERRLTAAGPPDALRIGGRPVAADLRAMAPDLSRRVLARLLDELPVYATLPSEEVAGDIAEIVQQSVRMFADAVEARRVPDETELAAQRRSAQRRAEEGVPLDAILAAYQLGISMVWSQVSAGATPADHTDLRELLEMLLDIQRRILCSVTESYLAARRAIDSEEHSGRHALMAALLSGTEPDGTAQAAPRYAVLTLHLERHPDEDAAAPGVAARRKIRRVREALDAFAQQPCLTAFRSDRGTVLMPLDDDAAVLNHDELRTLITDAADVAGAPLTAAVAVADVAEVPTAVAHTAEIVDLARATKRPPGLYRLADVLLDYQLSRPSAALPALAARLEPLAGKPELLATLQTYLNLDRDRRTTAVALHVHPNTVDYRLRRISELTGLSAHRTEDLGELHASLVARQALGERS
- a CDS encoding polysaccharide deacetylase family protein, with translation MIKGLSRKLRALAVATVLALVGVTLSAAPAAAAGKVVYITFDDGPSLYTPQVLRILAQYGVHATFFEVGQNVAAHPAATSQVYRQGNSVQNHTWSHPDLRKLSASQFAYQVSATDRQIRAHTGYRPCCLRPPYGAVNAGVRSRASALGKKIALWTVDPRDWSRPGTAAIRNRVLSQVRPGSVVLMHDGGGDRSQTVAALGGILKTLKARGYTFAIWAR